In a genomic window of Alcanivorax sp.:
- a CDS encoding alpha/beta hydrolase, with translation MKQVELVNGDLRFPALMAGSGEPVILLHGFPDTYENWAVQINALAAAGYTAIAPALRGYAPGCQSGNDDYSLYSAVDDLMVFAAQLGGRVHLIGHDWGAAVGYMACAQAPDTFCSFSALAIPPLRRIPQALLKVPEQVLLSGYMQFFQLPVAPEAWLKRGDLGGVESLWRRWSPGWEPGLYLDNAKHTLAEPGVISAALGWYRAMFKLWKKEQRKALTWLGQDIATPTQILIGENDGCMSPKLLEHTLVESDFSGGVELHRIANAGHFLHLEQPEVVNDHLLRLLSNTRCD, from the coding sequence ATGAAACAGGTTGAACTGGTAAACGGAGACTTGCGCTTTCCGGCCCTGATGGCCGGCAGCGGTGAGCCCGTGATTTTGCTGCATGGTTTCCCGGATACTTACGAAAACTGGGCCGTGCAGATCAATGCGCTGGCGGCAGCGGGTTACACGGCAATTGCTCCGGCCCTGCGTGGCTATGCCCCAGGCTGCCAGTCTGGAAATGACGATTATTCCCTGTATTCAGCGGTGGATGATCTGATGGTGTTTGCCGCCCAGTTGGGTGGCCGTGTGCACCTGATCGGCCACGACTGGGGCGCGGCAGTGGGCTACATGGCCTGTGCCCAGGCGCCGGATACCTTTTGTTCCTTCAGTGCCTTGGCGATTCCCCCCTTGCGGCGCATTCCTCAGGCCCTGCTGAAGGTCCCTGAGCAGGTGCTGCTCAGCGGCTACATGCAGTTTTTCCAGTTACCGGTAGCCCCGGAGGCCTGGCTCAAACGCGGCGATCTGGGTGGAGTGGAATCCCTGTGGCGTCGCTGGTCGCCGGGTTGGGAGCCGGGACTCTATCTGGACAATGCCAAGCACACACTGGCTGAACCGGGCGTTATCAGTGCGGCTCTGGGCTGGTATCGGGCCATGTTCAAGCTTTGGAAAAAAGAGCAGCGCAAGGCTCTCACCTGGCTGGGACAGGATATTGCCACGCCCACCCAGATCCTGATTGGCGAAAATGACGGTTGCATGAGCCCCAAACTGCTCGAACACACTCTGGTGGAAAGTGACTTCAGTGGTGGGGTAGAGCTGCATCGGATCGCCAATGCCGGACATTTCCTGCACTTGGAGCAACCAGAAGTGGTCAATGATCACCTGTTGCGGTTGCTCAGCAATACCCGCTGCGACTGA
- a CDS encoding acylphosphatase — protein MMSITKHVLVSGRVQGVGYRAWTQHEASLRDLVGWVRNCDDGRVEATLQGSPDAVEAMLDAMRQGPAMARVDEIITQDTEALATRNFEVTR, from the coding sequence ATGATGTCGATCACTAAACATGTACTGGTGAGCGGCAGGGTTCAGGGGGTAGGCTACCGGGCCTGGACCCAGCACGAAGCCAGCCTGCGAGATCTGGTTGGCTGGGTACGTAATTGTGACGACGGCCGGGTGGAAGCCACCTTGCAGGGCTCGCCGGATGCGGTAGAGGCCATGCTGGACGCCATGCGCCAGGGGCCGGCCATGGCCCGGGTGGATGAGATCATCACCCAAGATACAGAGGCGCTGGCGACCCGGAATTTTGAGGTAACTCGATGA
- a CDS encoding YihY family inner membrane protein, producing METDENVIPVRARLDSIRAFFALLVRQFKDDGCRESAAALTYTTLFAIVPVMTVSFSVLASVPALKGKGAEVQLWAFEYFVPSAGNMLLEHLQSFARQATNLTGPGVVILIVTSVLMLRTIEQTVNRIWKVRSARKGLTSLMMYWAVLSLGPICLGAGLAISSYLTSQAIFSDTVHYLGGVRLWLSLLPFLFTTAMLTLLYTVVPNTNVPLRQGIVGAACAALLFELAKSAFAFFVRQTPSYEVVYGAFAAVPVFLLWVYISWIIVLGGAELVRALVVFQEHRRQVPRMHALMRLLHAFWLRQQHGKVLRSKEVRQVMRDCGVSQWDEFRNLLMDAKLIRRTEEGGYMLSRDLRNLTLGQLVAMLPWPAHTQLRVRLGNDESAWERALKETMDQAREGMMAPLDMPLDTLFQRRDSIGDKEDSRENNDVDH from the coding sequence ATGGAAACTGATGAAAACGTCATTCCGGTACGCGCCAGGCTGGATTCCATCCGCGCTTTTTTTGCGCTGCTGGTGCGCCAGTTCAAGGACGACGGCTGCCGGGAAAGCGCTGCCGCACTGACCTACACCACCCTCTTTGCCATCGTGCCGGTGATGACCGTGAGTTTTTCGGTGCTGGCCTCGGTTCCGGCGTTGAAAGGCAAGGGCGCCGAGGTTCAGCTGTGGGCGTTTGAATACTTTGTGCCGTCGGCGGGCAATATGCTGCTGGAACACCTGCAGTCGTTTGCCCGACAGGCTACCAATCTGACCGGTCCGGGGGTGGTTATCCTGATTGTCACCTCGGTGCTGATGCTGCGAACCATTGAGCAGACCGTGAACCGAATCTGGAAGGTACGTAGTGCCCGCAAGGGACTCACCAGCCTGATGATGTACTGGGCAGTGTTGTCGCTGGGGCCGATCTGTCTGGGGGCTGGCCTGGCGATCTCTTCCTACCTCACCTCCCAGGCCATTTTCAGTGATACCGTGCATTATCTCGGTGGGGTCAGGCTGTGGCTGTCGTTGCTGCCTTTCCTCTTTACTACCGCCATGCTTACCCTGCTGTACACCGTGGTACCCAATACCAATGTGCCGCTTCGCCAGGGCATAGTAGGGGCTGCTTGTGCTGCGTTGCTGTTTGAGCTGGCGAAAAGCGCTTTTGCTTTTTTTGTCCGTCAGACTCCCAGTTATGAAGTGGTGTACGGTGCCTTTGCGGCGGTGCCGGTGTTCCTGTTATGGGTCTACATTTCCTGGATTATCGTGCTCGGCGGCGCGGAGCTGGTACGTGCCCTGGTGGTATTTCAGGAACATAGGCGCCAGGTTCCCAGGATGCATGCGTTGATGCGTTTGCTGCATGCCTTCTGGCTGCGTCAACAACATGGCAAGGTACTGCGCAGCAAGGAAGTGCGTCAGGTGATGCGCGACTGCGGCGTGAGCCAGTGGGATGAGTTCCGCAATCTGTTGATGGACGCAAAGCTGATACGGCGCACTGAGGAGGGCGGTTATATGTTATCCCGGGATCTGCGCAACCTGACCCTGGGGCAGCTGGTGGCCATGTTGCCCTGGCCGGCGCATACCCAGCTGCGGGTGCGGCTGGGTAATGATGAATCTGCCTGGGAGCGGGCATTGAAGGAAACCATGGATCAGGCCCGTGAGGGTATGATGGCGCCGCTGGATATGCCGCTGGATACACTCTTTCAACGTCGCGACAGTATTGGCGACAAAGAGGATAGTCGGGAGAACAATGATGTCGATCACTAA
- the arsC gene encoding arsenate reductase (glutaredoxin) (This arsenate reductase requires both glutathione and glutaredoxin to convert arsenate to arsenite, after which the efflux transporter formed by ArsA and ArsB can extrude the arsenite from the cell, providing resistance.), whose translation MTDYTIFHNPRCSKSRQTLALLEENGIQPTIVKYLDDTPDAATLKTLIKKLGLAKAHDLVRNKEADYKTAGLSADSSDDAVIAAMVQYPKLIERPIVVRGSKAVLGRPPENALNLLD comes from the coding sequence ATGACGGACTACACCATCTTCCATAACCCGCGCTGTTCGAAATCCCGCCAAACGCTGGCATTACTGGAAGAAAACGGCATCCAGCCCACTATCGTAAAGTATCTGGACGACACCCCGGATGCCGCCACGCTGAAAACCCTGATCAAGAAACTTGGCCTTGCCAAGGCTCATGATCTGGTACGTAACAAGGAAGCCGACTATAAAACGGCAGGCTTGTCGGCGGATAGCAGCGATGATGCTGTCATTGCCGCCATGGTGCAGTATCCGAAGCTGATCGAGCGCCCCATCGTGGTACGGGGCAGCAAGGCGGTGCTGGGACGCCCGCCGGAAAACGCCCTTAACCTGCTGGACTGA
- the wrbA gene encoding NAD(P)H:quinone oxidoreductase, translating to MTDYVLVLYYSRNGSVANLAQQVARGIEGTGMEARLRTVPAISANCEATEPAVPEQGAPYASLDDLAGCSGLALGSPTRFGNMAAPLKYFIDQTSDLWMKGTLIGKPAGVFSSTSSLHGGQESTLLSMMTPLLHHGMVITGVPYSEQALLDTRSGGTPYGPTHVAGIDADPSLTDHEISLARALGKRLATLARQLKA from the coding sequence ATGACGGATTATGTATTGGTGCTTTACTACAGCCGCAACGGCAGTGTGGCCAATCTGGCGCAACAGGTCGCTCGCGGCATTGAAGGCACCGGCATGGAAGCCCGGCTGCGCACGGTACCGGCAATCTCTGCCAACTGTGAAGCCACCGAACCCGCCGTACCGGAACAGGGAGCGCCCTATGCCAGTCTGGATGACCTGGCCGGTTGCAGTGGCCTGGCGCTGGGCTCACCCACCCGCTTCGGCAATATGGCCGCGCCGTTGAAATACTTTATCGACCAGACCAGCGACCTGTGGATGAAAGGCACCCTGATCGGCAAACCCGCCGGCGTGTTCAGTTCCACCAGCAGTCTGCATGGCGGCCAGGAAAGCACCCTGCTATCCATGATGACACCGCTGCTGCACCACGGCATGGTGATTACCGGTGTGCCCTATTCCGAGCAGGCGCTGCTGGATACCCGCAGTGGCGGCACACCCTATGGCCCTACCCACGTTGCCGGCATCGATGCGGACCCGTCGTTGACCGATCATGAAATCTCCCTGGCAAGGGCGCTGGGCAAACGCCTGGCCACCCTGGCCCGCCAACTCAAGGCCTGA
- a CDS encoding DUF2069 domain-containing protein, with translation MNLLLLRISYALLLFVGITGLFSLAPPDVHPVSSIIFAVILYAPLVLMLPAVISGNKRQATWLCFILLFYFCGYAVQLLDPPPVRTLAIAKTSLTVMLFVFSALQIRQGQHAD, from the coding sequence ATGAATCTGCTGCTTCTGCGTATCAGTTACGCACTCCTGCTGTTTGTCGGCATCACCGGGCTGTTCAGCCTGGCACCGCCGGATGTACATCCTGTCTCCAGCATCATCTTTGCGGTGATTCTCTATGCCCCCCTGGTGCTGATGCTCCCCGCCGTGATCAGTGGCAACAAGCGTCAGGCCACCTGGCTATGCTTTATTCTGCTGTTCTATTTCTGCGGCTATGCTGTCCAACTACTGGATCCGCCACCGGTACGCACCCTGGCCATCGCCAAGACCTCGCTGACGGTCATGCTGTTCGTATTCTCTGCCCTGCAGATTCGCCAGGGGCAGCATGCTGATTGA
- a CDS encoding RDD family protein yields the protein MLIDERYEVETPEGAMLSLSLAGPVTRAMAYGIDLTLRLLIFAVLAFVLGMLGKMGIGLLLIIGFALEWFYPTLFEALRHGQTPGKKAMGIAVVHANGSPLSFNGSLIRNLLRTADAFPLFYLLGFVTTLISPRYQRLGDMAANTLVVHIEQTETTRKQHSGPANPPDWPLSSQDQLALLAFHERQDQFSEARQQELAQLAFPELSPPLALARLRSVTRYLLEGAQ from the coding sequence ATGCTGATTGACGAACGGTACGAGGTGGAGACACCGGAAGGGGCCATGCTCAGCCTGTCCCTGGCCGGCCCGGTGACCCGGGCCATGGCCTACGGTATCGACCTCACCCTTCGTTTGCTGATCTTTGCGGTACTGGCCTTCGTGCTCGGCATGCTTGGCAAAATGGGTATCGGCCTGCTGTTGATCATCGGCTTTGCGCTGGAATGGTTTTACCCCACCCTGTTCGAAGCGCTGCGCCATGGCCAGACCCCGGGCAAGAAAGCCATGGGCATTGCCGTGGTCCACGCCAACGGCAGCCCGCTCAGTTTCAACGGCAGCCTGATCCGTAATCTGCTGCGCACCGCCGATGCCTTCCCGCTGTTTTACCTGCTGGGTTTTGTCACCACCCTGATCAGCCCCCGTTATCAGCGCCTGGGCGACATGGCGGCCAACACCCTGGTAGTCCATATCGAGCAGACCGAGACCACCCGCAAGCAACACAGCGGCCCGGCCAATCCGCCGGACTGGCCGCTCAGCTCCCAGGACCAACTGGCCCTGCTGGCCTTCCACGAGCGCCAGGACCAGTTTTCCGAAGCCCGCCAGCAGGAACTGGCACAACTGGCCTTCCCGGAACTGAGCCCACCGCTGGCACTGGCACGTCTGCGCTCCGTGACCCGTTACCTGCTTGAGGGGGCCCAATGA
- a CDS encoding stage II sporulation protein M, producing MKQARFEQQYRPLWDSLEQQLEQLEALRVSRKKRLPLDRFVADYRQLCHQLALARERTYSLELQQYLNNLVLRAHHQLYRYNPPLADRIGQFFASGFPAAVRRQWKWHLVSALSFVLSIALAWILVQQQPEMIYTVVDEAMLSDLELMYQPADSASADIHADREGEDDVLMFGYYIKNNIGIAFRTFAGGLLLGVGAIFVMLFNGSFFGAIAGHLINTGGHEAFFTFVIAHGAPELTAIVLAGGAGLRLGWSIIAPAQWSRLDALRLAARDALPTMYGVFALLLLAAFIEAFWSPRDFAPTIKYSVGAACWALLYLYLFFGGRQRGAGKG from the coding sequence ATGAAACAGGCCCGCTTCGAACAACAGTACCGCCCCCTGTGGGACTCGCTGGAACAGCAGCTGGAGCAACTGGAAGCGCTACGGGTATCGCGCAAGAAACGCCTGCCGCTGGATCGCTTTGTGGCGGATTACCGCCAGCTTTGCCATCAACTGGCGCTGGCCCGTGAGCGCACCTACAGCCTGGAATTGCAGCAATACCTGAACAACCTGGTGCTGCGTGCCCACCACCAGCTGTACCGCTACAACCCGCCCCTGGCAGATCGCATCGGCCAGTTTTTTGCCAGCGGCTTTCCCGCTGCGGTTCGACGGCAATGGAAGTGGCACCTGGTCAGCGCGCTCAGCTTTGTGCTGTCCATCGCACTGGCCTGGATTCTGGTGCAGCAACAACCAGAGATGATCTATACCGTGGTGGACGAAGCCATGCTCTCGGATCTGGAGCTCATGTACCAGCCGGCGGATTCTGCCAGCGCTGACATCCATGCCGACCGTGAGGGCGAGGATGATGTGCTGATGTTCGGTTACTACATCAAGAACAACATCGGCATTGCCTTTCGCACCTTTGCCGGCGGCCTGTTGCTGGGCGTGGGCGCGATCTTTGTCATGCTGTTCAATGGCAGCTTCTTTGGCGCCATCGCCGGCCACCTGATCAACACTGGCGGCCATGAAGCGTTTTTCACCTTCGTGATTGCCCACGGCGCTCCTGAACTCACCGCCATCGTGCTGGCCGGGGGCGCCGGGCTGCGACTGGGCTGGTCGATTATCGCGCCAGCGCAATGGTCGCGGCTGGATGCCCTGCGCCTGGCCGCACGGGATGCGTTGCCGACCATGTACGGGGTATTCGCCCTGCTACTGCTGGCCGCTTTCATCGAAGCCTTCTGGTCGCCCAGAGACTTCGCACCCACCATAAAATACAGCGTCGGTGCCGCCTGCTGGGCACTGCTTTATCTCTATCTTTTCTTCGGGGGACGTCAACGTGGAGCTGGAAAAGGCTAG
- a CDS encoding DUF4129 domain-containing protein — MELEKASARLAPRSPWQAVDLGTKLYRHWAAPVLWVWLAFTLVPFGLLLGWSLLAETLLPLFLFWWLKPLWERPLLAWYSHALFAETLTLKQLFQRWRHYALPGLASQLTWRRFGPARSFNTCVWQLEGAKGEQLSQRLRALNSYPSNRAGIMTIVVLHLEQFMAMGLMVLLYTLVPWQFSLEWSDWFYDQGALQMAIASATLYLVMCVTEPLYVACGFALYLNKRTWLEGWDLQLGLTRLGRHRATRTGATVLMLLALLLPLPEPATAEPAPRNEEQQQVIELLAGPDYMPFEERTERQWKDRNDDGNSWLEEFWKHFFDNLDDDEQPDSSSSPFDIPDAVLWILFWTLFAGLAIWLLIKVMDQLGLGSRNRDNTPVIPTHVAGMDIRRQSLPKNLRDAVEKALAASDIRLALSLMLRSALANLLHRYPVALAAGSTEQQCLRNLKATHGESLPILYLQRLTQAWISTAWAHRPVGADTVRTLLADWEQISAEEAAHA, encoded by the coding sequence GTGGAGCTGGAAAAGGCTAGCGCTCGCCTGGCACCGCGTAGCCCCTGGCAGGCGGTGGACCTGGGTACCAAACTGTATCGACACTGGGCCGCACCGGTGCTGTGGGTATGGCTGGCGTTCACGCTGGTGCCTTTCGGGCTGTTGCTGGGCTGGTCATTGCTGGCAGAAACCCTGTTGCCGCTGTTCCTGTTCTGGTGGCTCAAGCCACTCTGGGAACGGCCATTACTGGCCTGGTACAGCCACGCCCTGTTTGCGGAAACCCTCACCCTTAAACAACTGTTCCAGCGCTGGCGCCACTACGCCCTGCCCGGCCTGGCCAGCCAGCTCACCTGGCGGCGTTTCGGTCCGGCACGCAGTTTCAACACCTGCGTCTGGCAACTGGAGGGCGCCAAAGGGGAACAACTCAGCCAGCGTTTGCGGGCACTGAACAGCTACCCCTCCAACCGGGCCGGCATCATGACCATCGTGGTGCTGCACCTGGAACAGTTCATGGCCATGGGGCTGATGGTGCTGCTTTACACCCTGGTGCCCTGGCAGTTCAGCCTGGAATGGAGTGACTGGTTCTATGATCAGGGTGCCCTGCAGATGGCCATTGCCAGTGCCACGTTGTACCTGGTCATGTGTGTCACCGAACCACTTTATGTAGCCTGCGGCTTTGCCCTCTATCTGAACAAGCGCACCTGGCTGGAAGGCTGGGACCTGCAACTGGGCCTGACCCGCCTTGGCCGCCACCGGGCAACCCGCACCGGTGCCACCGTGCTCATGCTTCTGGCCCTGTTGCTGCCCCTGCCGGAACCGGCAACGGCAGAGCCCGCCCCCCGCAATGAAGAGCAACAGCAGGTCATCGAGCTACTGGCCGGGCCGGATTACATGCCTTTCGAAGAGCGTACCGAACGGCAATGGAAAGACCGGAACGACGACGGCAACAGCTGGCTGGAAGAATTCTGGAAACACTTCTTCGATAACCTGGACGATGATGAGCAACCGGACTCCTCTTCCAGCCCCTTCGACATCCCTGATGCCGTTCTATGGATACTGTTCTGGACCCTGTTCGCCGGGCTGGCGATCTGGCTGCTGATCAAGGTCATGGATCAGTTGGGGCTGGGAAGCCGCAATCGGGATAACACCCCGGTGATCCCCACCCATGTGGCCGGCATGGATATTCGCCGCCAGAGCCTGCCGAAGAATCTGCGCGACGCGGTGGAGAAAGCACTGGCCGCCAGCGATATTCGCCTGGCCCTGTCGCTGATGCTGCGCAGTGCCCTGGCCAACCTGCTGCACCGCTATCCGGTGGCTCTGGCCGCGGGCAGTACCGAGCAGCAATGCCTGCGCAACCTCAAGGCCACCCACGGCGAATCCTTGCCGATTCTCTACCTGCAACGCCTGACTCAAGCCTGGATCAGCACTGCCTGGGCCCATCGTCCGGTGGGCGCTGATACGGTGCGCACCCTGCTGGCTGACTGGGAGCAGATCAGCGCAGAGGAGGCTGCCCATGCGTAG
- a CDS encoding DUF4350 domain-containing protein: MRRKLPWLGALLVVALMIAYYTLTEPVTVIQRAAPDSAIQRNPYSAAQDWLAQRGQPSKRVLSAAALFPLPEQDTTLVIDKQRGLLNHSQVRSLLQWVEAGGELIVEARPLPKSRDEDTATEMEWQDNDPLLYSLGITVWKSEQETDDEELAPFFELLDALPAFAGNPLQYCLLTDNDELRDTCEALACEAPPQPEPLLLHAGDDQPSRRIQLHSQHVLWHHSWNEDSSPEEFLPEWPVEVTAYADNDYGSQLVQLSLGDGQVTVLTDLGLWDNHNLHYFDHAWLLAWLTGNEPVWFVRSVAMPPLLQWLWLRAPELGTALLLLVALWLWSRIPRRGPIQPVAEDNNRDYLQHLHASGYFQWRTEQQGTLLTALRQQAQARLNRYHHQRQQALKRAATHLNVTVAQLEHALTQPPANRDQLTQQVALLQALRSET, from the coding sequence ATGCGTAGAAAACTCCCCTGGCTGGGCGCCCTGCTGGTGGTAGCGCTGATGATCGCCTACTACACACTCACCGAGCCGGTCACCGTGATCCAGCGGGCGGCGCCGGACAGCGCCATTCAACGCAACCCCTACAGCGCTGCCCAGGACTGGCTGGCACAGCGGGGCCAGCCCAGCAAACGGGTGCTCAGTGCCGCCGCCCTGTTTCCGTTGCCGGAACAAGACACCACCCTGGTCATCGACAAGCAACGCGGCCTGCTCAACCACAGTCAGGTCCGCTCACTGTTGCAATGGGTGGAAGCCGGTGGCGAACTGATCGTCGAGGCACGGCCACTACCAAAATCCCGGGACGAAGATACCGCCACCGAGATGGAGTGGCAGGACAACGACCCCCTGCTCTACAGCCTCGGCATCACCGTCTGGAAAAGCGAACAGGAAACCGACGACGAAGAGCTGGCCCCCTTTTTCGAATTGCTCGACGCCCTGCCCGCCTTTGCCGGTAACCCCCTGCAATATTGTCTACTCACCGACAACGACGAACTGCGTGACACCTGCGAGGCACTGGCCTGCGAGGCCCCGCCACAACCGGAGCCCCTGCTGCTGCATGCCGGTGATGACCAGCCCTCCCGGCGCATCCAGCTGCACAGCCAGCATGTGCTCTGGCACCACAGCTGGAACGAGGACAGCAGTCCGGAAGAGTTTCTCCCCGAGTGGCCGGTGGAAGTGACCGCCTATGCGGACAACGATTACGGCAGCCAGCTGGTCCAGCTATCCCTGGGCGACGGCCAGGTCACCGTACTCACCGACCTGGGGCTGTGGGACAACCACAATCTGCATTATTTCGACCACGCCTGGCTGCTGGCCTGGCTCACCGGCAACGAACCGGTCTGGTTCGTGCGCTCCGTGGCCATGCCGCCACTGCTGCAATGGCTATGGCTCCGCGCCCCGGAACTGGGCACCGCCCTGCTGCTGCTTGTCGCCCTGTGGCTATGGTCACGCATTCCCCGCCGCGGCCCGATTCAGCCGGTGGCCGAAGACAACAACCGGGACTACCTGCAGCATCTGCACGCCAGTGGCTACTTCCAGTGGCGCACCGAACAGCAGGGCACCCTGCTCACCGCCCTGCGTCAGCAGGCGCAAGCCCGACTCAACCGTTACCATCACCAGCGCCAGCAGGCCCTGAAGCGCGCCGCCACGCATCTGAACGTCACCGTGGCACAACTTGAGCATGCGCTGACACAGCCCCCGGCAAACCGCGACCAGCTCACCCAGCAGGTGGCCCTGCTGCAAGCACTGAGGAGTGAAACATGA
- a CDS encoding MoxR family ATPase, whose translation MTQPTTLAEAARLAQDIEHHLNQVLIGQRQVVREVLIALVSGGHVLIEGVPGLGKTLLVRSLGKVLELDFNRIQFTPDLMPTDVTGHAMYDQKSEQFRIRRGPAFTQLLLADEINRAPAKTQAALLEVMQERQITIEGKAFTLNEPYMVLATQNPLDQEGTYPLPEAELDRFLFKVLIDYPDHADETRLVNMVLDGTIRASLDVDSLRPVTDAAGLKAMKSLSDSVLIDDEVLDYALRIVRATRDFSGLSHGASPRASIALARASRVQALFEGRDFVTPDDVQQVARPVLRHRIQLSADAEIEGQTPETALGRLLEQVEAPKQ comes from the coding sequence ATGACACAGCCCACTACCCTGGCCGAGGCTGCCCGCCTGGCCCAGGATATTGAACACCACCTCAATCAGGTGCTGATCGGCCAACGCCAGGTGGTTCGCGAAGTGCTGATCGCCCTGGTATCCGGTGGCCACGTGCTGATCGAAGGGGTACCCGGACTTGGCAAGACCCTGTTGGTGCGTAGCCTGGGCAAGGTGTTGGAGCTGGATTTCAACCGTATCCAGTTCACCCCGGACCTGATGCCCACGGACGTGACCGGCCACGCCATGTACGATCAGAAGAGTGAGCAGTTCCGCATTCGCCGCGGCCCCGCCTTTACGCAACTGCTTCTGGCCGATGAAATCAACCGGGCTCCGGCCAAGACCCAGGCAGCCTTGCTGGAAGTGATGCAGGAGCGGCAGATCACCATCGAAGGCAAGGCGTTCACCCTGAACGAACCCTACATGGTACTGGCCACCCAGAACCCGCTGGACCAGGAAGGCACCTACCCGCTGCCGGAGGCGGAGCTGGACCGTTTCCTGTTCAAGGTGTTGATCGACTACCCGGATCACGCCGACGAAACCCGTCTGGTCAACATGGTGCTGGACGGCACCATCCGCGCCAGCCTGGATGTGGACAGCCTGAGGCCGGTTACTGATGCCGCTGGCCTGAAAGCCATGAAGTCCCTTAGCGACAGCGTGCTGATCGACGACGAAGTCCTCGATTATGCCCTGCGCATCGTGCGTGCCACCCGGGATTTCAGCGGCCTGAGCCACGGTGCCAGCCCCCGTGCCAGCATCGCCCTGGCCAGGGCCAGCCGGGTACAGGCCCTGTTCGAGGGCCGCGATTTTGTTACCCCGGACGATGTGCAGCAGGTGGCCCGCCCGGTCCTGCGCCACCGTATCCAGCTCAGTGCCGATGCGGAAATCGAAGGCCAGACCCCGGAAACCGCCCTGGGTCGACTGCTTGAACAGGTGGAAGCGCCGAAGCAATGA
- a CDS encoding DUF58 domain-containing protein has protein sequence MKPAPRFLLLTGLWALLALPLLVIPGILAVALWWALGGLTLVIALLDLWHARRLPAPQAQRELPTALSVQQPHPVRVRVTSASLPDSVELADQHPGDDPHTGLPATLQRAKEELTELTYHYRPSRRGPVQFGDLVFWFPSRLKLWRVRKVCGAACTVPVYPDFSRLSHSGLDANHAHLLTGTRLQPRRGEGMEFHQLREYHPGDSLRQIDWKATARRRSLISREYQDEQNQQVLVMLDGGRRLGMPVGALTGFDHALNAALLLAWSALKQKDKAGAMLFSGDQPRWLPPVQGQQGINHLLNGLYDLHPSHHASDFSLAARQLVRRSRRRALVVLVTRLQQEDLDDLMTAVSLLRRHHLVLIADMLLPEQEQLARQPVGNDFDRALQVCADAQEQQARHDLHTRLRHAGALVTATTPQHMPAQLNNLYLMLKRSGRL, from the coding sequence ATGAAGCCGGCGCCGCGTTTTCTCCTGCTCACCGGCCTTTGGGCGCTACTGGCCCTGCCGTTGCTGGTCATACCGGGGATTCTCGCCGTAGCCCTGTGGTGGGCGCTTGGCGGCCTGACTCTGGTGATTGCCCTGCTGGACCTGTGGCACGCCCGCCGCCTGCCCGCCCCGCAAGCACAACGGGAGCTGCCCACCGCCCTGTCGGTTCAGCAACCGCACCCGGTACGGGTGCGGGTCACCTCCGCAAGCCTGCCGGACAGCGTGGAATTGGCCGATCAGCACCCCGGCGACGATCCCCACACCGGCCTGCCGGCCACCCTGCAGCGAGCCAAAGAAGAACTGACCGAGCTGACCTATCACTACCGGCCTAGCCGCCGCGGCCCGGTGCAATTTGGCGATCTGGTGTTCTGGTTCCCCAGCCGACTGAAGCTGTGGCGGGTGCGCAAGGTATGCGGCGCCGCCTGCACCGTGCCGGTGTACCCGGACTTTTCCCGGCTCAGCCACAGTGGACTGGATGCCAACCATGCTCACCTGCTCACCGGCACCCGCCTGCAACCGCGCCGAGGCGAAGGCATGGAGTTTCATCAACTACGGGAATATCACCCCGGTGACAGCCTGCGCCAGATCGACTGGAAGGCCACCGCCCGGCGCCGCAGCCTGATCAGCCGGGAATATCAGGACGAGCAGAATCAACAGGTACTGGTGATGCTGGATGGCGGGCGCCGCCTGGGGATGCCGGTGGGCGCCCTGACCGGCTTCGACCACGCTCTCAACGCCGCCCTGCTGCTGGCCTGGAGCGCACTCAAGCAGAAGGACAAGGCCGGCGCCATGCTGTTTTCCGGCGACCAGCCGCGCTGGCTGCCCCCGGTACAAGGCCAGCAGGGCATCAACCATCTGCTCAACGGGCTTTACGACCTGCACCCCAGCCACCATGCCAGTGACTTCAGCCTGGCTGCCCGGCAACTGGTCCGCCGCAGCCGACGCCGCGCCCTGGTGGTACTGGTCACTCGCTTGCAGCAGGAAGACCTGGACGACCTGATGACTGCCGTATCGCTGCTGCGCCGCCACCATCTGGTGCTGATTGCAGACATGCTGTTGCCAGAGCAGGAACAACTGGCCCGCCAGCCGGTAGGCAATGATTTCGACCGCGCCCTGCAAGTGTGCGCCGACGCCCAGGAACAGCAAGCCCGCCACGATCTGCACACCCGCCTGCGCCACGCCGGCGCCCTGGTCACCGCCACCACCCCGCAGCACATGCCGGCGCAGCTCAACAACCTGTATTTAATGCTGAAACGCAGCGGCAGACTTTAA